The Diadema setosum chromosome 1, eeDiaSeto1, whole genome shotgun sequence genome has a window encoding:
- the LOC140228530 gene encoding uncharacterized protein isoform X2, translating to MGGRSGVDEEVADEERHDREDEHASVCSIGSKKRKLSDMLDDGCSDCAYRVRGDMTMNPEPLHINPTEVVVRCCTECGPTQGCCNCDPDDFFPDVSSEIELPMCYDGEESKQRTISCVDSSSTDIMDNVIPDILPSCRTTDILGNPDSDTCLEGMIAYDRKRVLDISLHKMRCIDDPEVSLRRSVLIANMVTKLRSEIRQEDYCRTVLPKKRRSFRRTWHRSPEGLPESLCFYQGHQPRRRLADDLMWDVYPTNDMIPYSGGKHVEQTQTDDHYHEQSQDNTQEEEKNSLLGDIDSIFQSLMACVGGP from the coding sequence ATGGGAGGACGAAGTGGTGTCGACGAAGAGGTCGCCGACGAGGAAAGACACGACCGCGAAGATGAACATGCATCCGTCTGTAGCATCGGTTCCAAAAAGAGGAAACTCTCTGACATGCTCGACGATGGCTGTAGTGATTGTGCCTATAGAGTTCGGGGTGACATGACGATGAATCCCGAACCGTTGCATATTAATCCGACCGAAGTGGTGGTCAGGTGCTGCACCGAGTGCGGTCCCACGCAGGGATGCTGCAACTGCGATCCAGACGATTTCTTTCCAGACGTGAGCAGTGAGATAGAACTGCCAATGTGCTACGACGGCGAAGAGTCCAAACAGAGGACCATATCCTGCGTGGATTCGTCGTCGACTGATATAATGGACAATGTCATACCGGACATCCTGCCATCGTGCAGGACTACGGATATACTTGGGAATCCAGACAGTGATACTTGTCTGGAGGGTATGATTGCCTACGATAGAAAACGTGTCCTTGACATCTCGCTCCACAAGATGCGCTGCATTGACGATCCCGAGGTGTCCCTCCGGAGGTCGGTCCTAATCGCCAACATGGTGACGAAACTCCGCAGCGAGATTCGGCAAGAGGATTACTGTCGGACGGTACTGCCAAAGAAACGCCGCAGCTTCCGGAGAACTTGGCACAGAAGCCCGGAAGGGCTGCCCGAATCGCTGTGTTTCTACCAAGGCCATCAACCGCGACGGCGATTGGCCGACGATCTTATGTGGGACGTGTATCCGACCAATGACATGATCCCTTACAGTGGCGGGAAGCACGTGGAGCAAACCCAGACGGACGATCACTACCATGAACAATCTCAGGATAACACtcaagaggaagaaaagaattCTCTTCTTGGGGATATCGATAGTATTTTTCAAAGTCTTATGGCATGTGTTGGCGGGCCTTAA